The Streptomyces sp. NBC_01268 genome window below encodes:
- the rimP gene encoding ribosome maturation factor RimP: MSTTQSERLRGLLEPLVHEKDLDLEEIEVSRAGRRGLLRVIVDSEEGVELDACAELSRVISEKLDESDVMGEGEYVLEVSSPGADRPLTQHRHYVRAIGRLAKLQLEEGGELVTRILAVDEDGLDTEVPGVKGRKATARRVEFSEITKARVEIEFNRKDKKEEEA; this comes from the coding sequence ATGAGCACCACCCAGAGCGAACGGCTGCGCGGTCTTCTGGAGCCGCTCGTTCACGAGAAGGATCTCGACCTCGAGGAGATCGAGGTGTCCCGGGCCGGCCGCCGCGGACTGCTGAGGGTCATCGTCGATTCGGAGGAGGGCGTCGAGCTCGACGCCTGCGCCGAGCTGAGCCGCGTCATCTCCGAGAAGCTGGACGAGAGCGACGTGATGGGCGAGGGCGAGTACGTCCTCGAAGTCAGCTCCCCCGGCGCCGACCGCCCCCTGACCCAGCACCGCCACTACGTGCGCGCCATCGGCCGCCTGGCGAAGCTGCAGCTGGAAGAGGGGGGCGAGCTGGTCACCCGGATCCTCGCCGTGGACGAGGACGGGCTCGACACCGAGGTGCCGGGCGTGAAGGGCCGCAAGGCCACCGCCCGCCGGGTCGAGTTCTCCGAGATCACGAAGGCGCGTGTCGAGATCGAGTTCAACCGCAAGGACAAGAAGGAAGAGGAGGCGTAG
- the nusA gene encoding transcription termination factor NusA: protein MDIDVKLLKGLAQEKEISFEMLVEAIESALLIAYHRTPDARRHARVELNRATGHVTVWAKEDPSDLEEGQQPKEFDDTPSDFGRIAASTARQVIQQRLRDAENDVTFGEYARREGDIVAGQVQQGKDPKNVLVKLDDKLEAILPVQEQVPGEDYTHGLRLRTYVVRVAKGVRGPSVTLSRTHPNLVKKLFALEVPEIADGSVEISAIAREAGHRTKIAVRSTRSGLNAKGACIGPMGSRVRNVMAELLGEKIDIVDWSDDPAEMVANALSPARVSKVEIVDLAARSARVTVPDYQLSLAIGKEGQNARLAARLTGWRIDIRPDTEVSDPRD, encoded by the coding sequence GTGGACATCGACGTGAAGCTCCTGAAGGGCTTGGCACAGGAGAAGGAAATCTCCTTCGAGATGCTGGTCGAGGCGATCGAGTCGGCCCTCCTCATCGCCTACCACCGCACCCCCGACGCCCGCCGCCACGCGCGCGTGGAGCTGAACCGGGCCACCGGGCACGTGACGGTGTGGGCGAAGGAAGACCCGTCCGACCTGGAGGAGGGGCAGCAGCCCAAGGAGTTCGACGACACGCCGTCGGACTTCGGCCGGATCGCGGCGAGCACCGCCCGCCAGGTCATCCAGCAGCGCCTTCGGGACGCCGAGAACGACGTCACCTTCGGCGAGTACGCCCGCCGCGAGGGCGACATCGTGGCCGGCCAGGTGCAGCAGGGCAAGGACCCGAAGAACGTCCTCGTCAAGCTGGACGACAAGCTGGAGGCCATCCTTCCGGTGCAGGAGCAGGTGCCGGGCGAGGACTACACGCACGGTCTGCGGCTGCGCACGTACGTCGTCCGGGTGGCCAAGGGTGTCCGCGGTCCGTCCGTCACCCTGTCGCGCACCCACCCCAATCTGGTGAAGAAGCTCTTCGCCCTGGAGGTGCCGGAGATCGCCGACGGCTCGGTCGAGATCTCGGCCATCGCCCGTGAGGCCGGTCACCGCACCAAGATCGCCGTCCGTTCCACCCGTTCGGGCCTGAACGCCAAGGGCGCCTGCATCGGCCCGATGGGCAGCCGGGTGCGCAACGTCATGGCCGAGCTGCTCGGCGAGAAGATCGACATCGTCGACTGGTCGGACGACCCGGCCGAGATGGTGGCGAACGCGCTCTCCCCGGCGCGGGTCTCCAAGGTCGAGATCGTGGACCTGGCCGCCCGTTCCGCCCGGGTGACGGTGCCGGACTACCAGCTGTCGCTGGCGATCGGCAAGGAGGGGCAGAACGCCCGTCTGGCCGCCCGCCTCACCGGCTGGCGGATCGACATCCGTCCCGACACCGAGGTCTCGGACCCCCGGGACTGA
- a CDS encoding YlxR family protein: protein MSGRTHARACPERTCVGCRERAAKSDLLRIVMNKDECVPDHRGTLPGRGAYLHPAVVCLDLAVRRRAFPRAFKAPGPLDTAALRHHVEQVAPQ from the coding sequence GTGTCTGGCCGGACGCATGCCCGCGCGTGCCCTGAGCGAACCTGTGTGGGATGCCGGGAGCGAGCGGCCAAGAGCGACCTGCTGCGGATCGTGATGAATAAGGACGAGTGCGTCCCCGATCATCGCGGTACGCTGCCCGGCCGGGGTGCGTACCTGCACCCCGCCGTGGTCTGTCTCGACCTGGCGGTCCGCCGCCGAGCTTTCCCCAGGGCCTTCAAGGCCCCAGGGCCGCTCGACACGGCGGCACTCCGCCACCACGTCGAACAGGTGGCACCGCAGTGA
- the infB gene encoding translation initiation factor IF-2, with translation MAKVRVYELAKEFGVESKVVMAKLQELGEFVRSASSTIEAPVVRKLTDALQGPGGNAGKTAAKPGAPRKAAPSPAKPAAPSPAAAARPAAPKPGAPAPKPAPAAPAAPVTPAAPASSTPSAAPAASGPRPGPKPAPKPAPAAPAPTTPEFTAPPTAPTAPAAGPRAGGSAPGPRPAAARPGQQAPRPGQQAPRPGQQSPRPGGRPAGPRPGNNPFTSGGSTGMARPQAPRPQGGAPRPGGAGAPGGAPRPQGQGGVPGAPRPQGGAARPTPGGMPRPQAPRPGGAPGGNRPNPGMMPQRPAAGPRPGPGGRGPGGPGGRPGGPGGGGGGRPGFAGRPAGPGGGGGGFAGRPGGPGGGGGRPGGPGGGGGGFGGRPGGFGGRPGGPGGRGGTQGAFGRPGGPARRGRKSKRQRRQEYEAMQAPSVGGVMLPRGGGEIIRLSRGASLTDFAEKIGANPASLVAVMMNLGEMVTATQSVTDDTLVMLAEEMNYVVQIVSPEEEDRELLESFDIEFGEDEGGEEALVSRPPVVTVMGHVDHGKTRLLDAIRKTNVVAGEAGGITQHIGAYQVGTEVNGEERRITFIDTPGHEAFTAMRARGAKSTDIAILVVAANDGVMPQTIEALNHAKAAGVPIVVAVNKIDVEGADPVKVRGQLTEFGLVAEEYGGDTMFVDISAKQGLHIDSLLEAVVLTADASLDLRANPNQDAQGIAIESHLDRGRGAVSTVLVQRGTLRIGDTMVVGDAYGRVRAMLDDKGNNVEEATPSTPVLVLGLTNVPGAGDNFLVVDEDRTARQIAEKRAARERNAAFAKRVRRVSLEDLDKVLKAGLVQELNLIIKGDASGAVEALESSLLQLDVGEEVDIRILHRGVGAVTESDIDLAMGSDAIVIGYNVRAAGRAAQMAEREGVDVRYYSVIYQAIEEIEAALKGLLKPEYEEVELGTAEIREVFRSSKLGNIAGVLIRSGEVKRNTKARLIRDGKVIAENLNIEGLRRFKDDVTEIREGFEGGINLGNFNDIKIDDVIATYEMREKPRA, from the coding sequence GTGGCTAAGGTCCGGGTATACGAACTCGCCAAGGAGTTCGGAGTGGAGAGCAAGGTCGTCATGGCCAAGCTCCAAGAACTCGGTGAATTCGTCCGTTCGGCGTCCTCGACGATCGAGGCGCCGGTCGTGCGCAAGTTGACTGACGCTTTGCAGGGTCCCGGCGGCAACGCCGGCAAGACCGCTGCCAAGCCCGGCGCGCCCCGCAAGGCGGCGCCGTCCCCCGCGAAGCCCGCAGCGCCGTCCCCGGCCGCCGCGGCTCGTCCCGCTGCCCCCAAGCCCGGCGCCCCGGCCCCCAAGCCGGCCCCCGCCGCGCCTGCGGCGCCGGTCACTCCGGCCGCGCCCGCGAGCAGCACCCCCTCCGCGGCTCCGGCCGCCTCGGGCCCGCGTCCGGGTCCGAAGCCGGCCCCGAAGCCCGCGCCCGCCGCGCCGGCTCCGACCACCCCGGAGTTCACGGCCCCCCCGACGGCTCCGACGGCCCCGGCCGCCGGTCCCCGTGCGGGCGGTTCCGCCCCCGGCCCGCGTCCCGCCGCTGCCCGTCCGGGCCAGCAGGCGCCGCGTCCGGGTCAGCAGGCCCCCCGCCCCGGCCAGCAGTCCCCGCGTCCGGGCGGTCGCCCGGCCGGCCCGCGTCCGGGCAACAACCCCTTCACCTCCGGTGGCTCCACCGGCATGGCGCGCCCGCAGGCGCCCCGTCCGCAGGGTGGCGCTCCGCGTCCCGGCGGTGCCGGTGCTCCGGGCGGTGCCCCGCGTCCGCAGGGCCAGGGCGGCGTTCCCGGCGCCCCGCGTCCCCAGGGCGGCGCCGCGCGCCCGACCCCGGGTGGCATGCCTCGTCCGCAGGCTCCCCGTCCGGGCGGCGCGCCCGGCGGTAACCGTCCGAACCCGGGCATGATGCCGCAGCGTCCCGCTGCCGGCCCGCGCCCCGGTCCCGGCGGTCGTGGTCCCGGTGGTCCCGGCGGTCGTCCGGGCGGTCCCGGCGGCGGCGGTGGCGGTCGTCCCGGCTTCGCCGGTCGTCCGGCCGGTCCCGGCGGTGGCGGCGGCGGCTTCGCCGGTCGTCCCGGCGGTCCGGGTGGCGGCGGCGGTCGTCCGGGTGGTCCCGGCGGCGGTGGCGGCGGCTTCGGCGGTCGTCCCGGCGGCTTCGGTGGCCGTCCCGGCGGTCCGGGTGGCCGTGGTGGCACGCAGGGCGCCTTCGGTCGTCCCGGCGGTCCCGCGCGTCGTGGTCGCAAGTCGAAGCGTCAGAGGCGCCAGGAGTACGAGGCCATGCAGGCCCCGTCCGTGGGCGGCGTGATGCTCCCCCGCGGTGGCGGCGAGATCATTCGCCTGTCGCGCGGTGCGTCCCTCACCGACTTCGCCGAGAAGATCGGCGCCAACCCGGCGTCGCTCGTCGCGGTGATGATGAACCTCGGCGAGATGGTCACGGCGACGCAGTCGGTCACCGACGACACGCTCGTCATGCTGGCCGAAGAGATGAACTACGTCGTTCAGATCGTCAGCCCCGAGGAGGAGGACCGCGAGCTGCTCGAGTCCTTCGACATCGAGTTCGGCGAGGACGAGGGCGGCGAAGAGGCGCTCGTGTCCCGTCCGCCGGTCGTGACCGTCATGGGTCACGTCGACCACGGTAAGACCCGACTCCTCGACGCGATCCGCAAGACCAACGTGGTCGCGGGCGAGGCCGGTGGCATCACCCAGCACATCGGTGCCTACCAGGTCGGTACCGAGGTCAACGGCGAAGAGCGTCGCATCACCTTCATCGACACCCCGGGTCACGAGGCGTTCACCGCCATGCGTGCCCGTGGTGCGAAGTCGACCGACATCGCGATCCTCGTGGTGGCGGCCAACGACGGTGTGATGCCCCAGACGATCGAGGCGCTGAACCACGCCAAGGCGGCCGGTGTGCCGATCGTGGTCGCGGTCAACAAGATCGACGTCGAGGGTGCGGACCCGGTCAAGGTCCGTGGCCAGCTGACCGAGTTCGGTCTGGTGGCCGAGGAGTACGGCGGCGACACCATGTTCGTCGACATCTCCGCCAAGCAGGGTCTGCACATCGACTCCCTGCTGGAGGCCGTGGTCCTCACCGCCGACGCCTCGCTCGACCTTCGGGCCAACCCGAACCAGGACGCGCAGGGTATTGCGATCGAGTCCCACCTCGACCGTGGCCGCGGTGCCGTCTCGACCGTCCTCGTCCAGCGCGGAACGCTGCGCATCGGCGACACGATGGTCGTCGGCGACGCGTACGGCCGCGTCCGGGCGATGCTCGACGACAAGGGCAACAACGTCGAGGAGGCGACCCCGTCGACTCCGGTCCTGGTCCTCGGTCTGACCAACGTTCCGGGCGCCGGCGACAACTTCCTCGTCGTCGACGAGGACCGTACGGCCCGCCAGATCGCCGAGAAGCGCGCTGCGCGTGAGCGCAACGCCGCCTTCGCCAAGCGCGTCCGCCGGGTGTCCCTCGAGGACCTCGACAAGGTGCTCAAGGCCGGTCTGGTCCAGGAACTCAACCTCATCATCAAGGGCGACGCGTCCGGTGCGGTCGAGGCTCTCGAGTCCTCGCTGCTCCAGCTCGACGTCGGCGAAGAGGTCGACATCCGCATCCTGCACCGCGGTGTGGGTGCGGTCACCGAGTCCGACATCGACCTGGCCATGGGCTCCGACGCCATCGTCATCGGCTACAACGTCCGTGCGGCCGGCCGTGCCGCGCAGATGGCGGAGCGCGAGGGCGTCGACGTCCGGTACTACTCGGTCATCTACCAGGCGATCGAGGAGATCGAGGCGGCGCTCAAGGGCCTCCTCAAGCCGGAGTACGAAGAGGTCGAGCTCGGTACGGCGGAGATCCGCGAGGTCTTCCGCTCGTCCAAGCTGGGCAACATCGCCGGTGTCCTCATCCGCTCGGGCGAGGTCAAGCGCAACACCAAGGCGCGCCTCATCCGCGACGGCAAGGTCATCGCGGAGAACCTCAACATCGAGGGTCTGCGCCGCTTCAAGGACGACGTCACCGAGATCCGCGAGGGCTTCGAGGGTGGTATCAACCTCGGAAACTTCAACGACATCAAGATCGACGACGTCATCGCGACGTACGAGATGCGCGAGAAGCCGCGCGCCTGA
- a CDS encoding DUF503 domain-containing protein, producing MYVGTLSFDLLLGDVRSLKEKRSVVKPIVAELQRKFSVSVAEVSGQNLHRRAEIGVAMVSGDQGHLSDVLDRCERLVAARPEVELLSVRRRLHTDED from the coding sequence ATGTATGTGGGGACGCTGTCCTTCGATCTGCTCCTCGGCGACGTCCGGTCGCTGAAGGAGAAGCGCTCCGTCGTCAAGCCGATCGTCGCCGAGCTCCAGCGGAAGTTCTCCGTGAGCGTGGCGGAGGTGTCGGGCCAGAACCTCCATCGGCGGGCCGAGATCGGCGTCGCGATGGTGTCGGGCGACCAAGGGCATCTCAGCGACGTACTGGACCGGTGCGAGCGCCTGGTCGCCGCCCGGCCGGAGGTGGAACTGCTGTCGGTTCGACGCAGGCTCCACACCGACGAAGACTGA
- the rbfA gene encoding 30S ribosome-binding factor RbfA — protein MADNARAKKLADLIREVVAEKLQRGIKDPRLGTHVTITDTRVTGDLREATVFYTVYGDEEERASAAAGLESAKGVLRSAVGRAAGTKFTPTLTFVADALPETAKNIEDLLDQARASDAKVRDASSGATFAGGADPYKKQGEDEAAE, from the coding sequence GTGGCCGACAACGCGCGGGCGAAGAAGCTGGCGGACCTCATCCGGGAGGTGGTCGCCGAGAAGCTGCAGCGCGGCATCAAGGACCCGCGCCTGGGTACGCACGTGACCATCACGGACACCCGCGTCACCGGTGACCTGCGGGAGGCCACGGTCTTCTACACGGTCTACGGCGACGAGGAGGAGCGGGCCAGCGCCGCCGCCGGCCTGGAGAGCGCCAAGGGCGTCCTGCGTTCGGCCGTCGGCCGGGCCGCGGGCACCAAGTTCACCCCGACGCTCACCTTCGTGGCGGACGCCCTCCCGGAGACCGCCAAGAACATCGAGGACCTCCTCGACCAGGCGAGGGCCTCGGACGCCAAGGTGCGCGACGCGTCCTCGGGCGCGACGTTCGCCGGTGGGGCGGACCCCTACAAGAAGCAGGGCGAGGACGAAGCCGCCGAATGA
- the truB gene encoding tRNA pseudouridine(55) synthase TruB → MSTAQKTPGGASRPEATGGLVIVDKPPGFTSHDVVAKMRGIAKTRRVGHAGTLDPMATGVLVLGVERATKLLGHLALTEKEYLGTIRLGQTTITDDAEGEITASVDASKVTREQIDAGVAELTGAIMQVPSKVSAIKIDGKRSYARVRGGEEFEIPARPVTVSSFRVYDVREATAEDGTPVMDLVVSVVCSSGTYIRALARDLGAGLGVGGHLTALRRTRVGPYKLESARTLEQLQEELTVMPVADAAAAAFPRWDVDEKRAQLLLNGVRLDMPEFPPGAVAVFGPGGRLIALVEAQRGKAKSLAVFG, encoded by the coding sequence ATGAGCACCGCACAGAAGACGCCCGGCGGCGCCTCCCGGCCGGAGGCCACGGGAGGGCTTGTCATCGTCGACAAGCCGCCGGGCTTCACTTCGCACGACGTCGTGGCCAAGATGCGGGGGATCGCCAAGACCCGCCGCGTCGGCCACGCCGGCACGCTCGACCCCATGGCGACGGGCGTCCTCGTCCTCGGCGTGGAGCGGGCGACCAAGCTGCTCGGTCACCTCGCGCTGACCGAGAAGGAGTACCTGGGCACCATCCGGCTCGGGCAGACGACGATCACCGACGACGCCGAGGGCGAGATCACGGCGTCGGTCGACGCTTCGAAGGTCACCCGCGAGCAGATCGACGCCGGGGTCGCGGAGCTCACCGGCGCCATCATGCAGGTGCCGTCGAAGGTCTCGGCCATCAAGATCGACGGCAAGCGGTCCTACGCGCGCGTGCGCGGCGGCGAGGAGTTCGAGATCCCGGCCCGTCCGGTGACCGTCTCCTCCTTCCGCGTGTACGACGTGCGCGAGGCCACCGCGGAGGACGGCACCCCGGTCATGGACCTGGTGGTCTCCGTCGTCTGCTCCTCCGGCACGTACATCCGGGCGCTCGCCCGTGACCTGGGCGCCGGGCTCGGCGTGGGCGGCCATCTGACCGCCCTGCGCCGCACCCGGGTCGGCCCGTACAAGCTGGAGTCCGCGCGCACCCTGGAGCAGCTCCAGGAGGAGCTCACGGTCATGCCGGTCGCCGACGCGGCCGCGGCGGCGTTCCCGCGCTGGGACGTCGACGAGAAGCGGGCCCAGCTCCTGCTGAACGGCGTCCGCCTGGACATGCCGGAGTTCCCGCCGGGCGCGGTCGCGGTCTTCGGCCCGGGCGGCCGGCTGATCGCCCTCGTCGAGGCGCAGCGCGGCAAGGCGAAGAGCCTGGCCGTCTTCGGCTGA